Below is a genomic region from bacterium.
CGCGCCCATCACGGACCAACCCACGAGCGCCGCAGTGATCACGAGTTCGTTGCCCACGATTCCGCCGGGCAGGAACGGAAGCGTGACCGAGAGCTGAAGGAGCAAGATGATGAGATGGGTGACGAACGGAACCAGGGCGACGGTCACGACCGCGTCGAGCCGCCCGCCGGTCAGGCGGGAGATGCCCAGGAGGAAGGCCGCATCGGCGAGAGGGTTGCTGATTGCCCGAAAGAGCTCGGAGCCGGCACGGATCGAGAGCACCGTGCGGTGGGGCACGGGCGTGACCAGCCGATTCAGGGCCTCCGCTTGGAGCCATGCCCAGACGAAGAAGAACACCAGCTTGTCGAGCGACGTGACCAGTACGAAGAGTGGCAGGTTTGCCTGGCGGGTGGCTTCGACGAGCCGTCCCCAATCCGTCGCGTAGCCGAACACATAGACCAGCGCCGAGATCGAGACGATCCACGGCAGAATCCGCTGCCAGCGTTTGGTATTTCCCTGTATTCCGGCCACGACCCGCGAAGAGTAGCCACTCCGGCTGTCCGGTCTTTGCGAGAGAAGGGTCGGAGGCCGGATCAGGTCCCCGGGTTGAGCGCCCCGATGCGTGCTAACGCATCCCCATGTGCAGTCGCCAGGCGGTTCTCGAGGTAGGAGGGTGAAGCTCCTCGCCCTCGATTTCGACGGAGTGATTTCCGATTCGGCGAGCGAGGCCTTCGTCGTGTCCGTGCGAAGCTTTCGGGAGCTCCGGCCCGACTGCGGGCTCCCGGACATCACGCGAGCCTCCGAGGCTCCGGCCCTGTACGCGGCCTTCGTCGACCGGATGCCTCTCGGCAATCGGGCGGAAGACTTCGCGGTCGTGTTGGCGGCGCTGGATGCGCGTGTACCCCTGCCGGATCAGGCAGCCTACGACGCGTTCTTTGCCACGTTGGCTGCGGACGAACTGGCAGCTTTCCATCGCCGCTTCTACGAGGTCCGGTCGGCCTGGGCGAGGGTGGACCCCGAGGGCTGGCTCGCCGAGATGCGCCCCTATCAGGAAATCCTGCCCGTGCTGGAACGCCACGCCGACGAGGTCATCCTGGCGATTGCCACCGCGAAGGATCGCGCCTCGGTCGAGCGGTTGTTGGTGCGCTACGGCATCGCTGACCTCTTTCCGCCGGAGCGGGTACTCGACAAGGAGGCCGGGCGC
It encodes:
- a CDS encoding HAD family hydrolase gives rise to the protein MKLLALDFDGVISDSASEAFVVSVRSFRELRPDCGLPDITRASEAPALYAAFVDRMPLGNRAEDFAVVLAALDARVPLPDQAAYDAFFATLAADELAAFHRRFYEVRSAWARVDPEGWLAEMRPYQEILPVLERHADEVILAIATAKDRASVERLLVRYGIADLFPPERVLDKEAGRSKRAHLEALAGRTGVAFSEIMFVDDKLNHLASVASLGVRCALASWGYNGERERRQARSQGHQVLRLESLESELFPEREAQRVDV